GCAGAGTGCAAAGCTAACTCCAAAGGCTGTAAACCTAATCTGGCAGAGCCAATCAGTGGGCTTACCAATGAATGTCAGACTAATCAGAAAGCATGAACATAGAAATAAAAGTAAGAGGAAGCTGAGCTCCATGTTGTTGCCTCGAACGACTGGAGTATTTCTGTAGATTATAAACACATAAAGCACTGCAGTAGTCAAACATGCTCCGAATGCTGAAACAGCCAAGAGAACTATTCCCAAGGGCTCCTCATAGGACAGATACTCCAAGCCCTTTGGTATGCATTTGTCCCTGGCTTGGTTTGGCCATGTTTCCCTTGAACATCTTAAACAATCATTTGAGTCTGTGAGGAGAAAAAATGTTGTATTCCATTGTCATGATCATAAACATCATAGCAAAAATACCATTGAAATCAGTTTCACACCTGTTTGATTGCTAATCTCTCCTTCAGCACATGGTATGCAGTCAAAGCAACATATGGGTTCACCCTTTCGCCTGGCTTTCCTGGAGCCAGGCAGGCAACTTTTGCTGCAGACTGATACTGGTGCCTAATAACAAAGTAGGAggtgttacacacacatgcacacatatagacataaataaattaaaaacaaaaatctaatgAAAGGATATGTTAAAAAGATTTAGCTGGTGTTTTGAGATTAAGTTGCCTAATGAGCAAACAGTATTATGCCATTTTAAGATACAAAACATAATATCTTCTTTTTGAATGACCATAATGCAGAAAAACTGAATAATAAGTAAACGTATGAACGATGATCTGGTGCAGAATGAAATAGCACACACCTTATTGTCTCTTTTCCAAATAATCATGGATTCATTAATGACCAGGCTGCTATCCTCCTTCAATGATGCATCATAGAACCCCACCTTCACTAGGTGAAGTAAGCCCTCACTTGACACCTGCCAGTTCATCAGATCATAAGATGCAATGGGATCTCCGTTCTCATCAAAGTGCACAAACTCTCCTAGTGTTGTGAAGTTTGTTTTCTTCATGTAGCTTACCAGCTTTGGGGAAGATTGGGAAGTCAGTTTGATAGAATTGGTTCTAGATCTCATTATAATCATATTTTCCATCAATGTAGTTGTTAAGATCAGAATTTGCAATAAAAACTTTAAACATTACACAATGGCATACTTAAAATAACATAATGTTAAAATATATTCACAAATACTTacatacacattcattcatacactcacacacacctgccaagGCAGAAGGGGGTTTAGGCTCCCACATGTCCCATTTTGAAAGTGGCCCTGTCCTGGAACACAGGTACTCATATCATGCAAAGCATGTGCTATGAGATACACAGCTTTGTATACGTTGTAggacactctaagctctgatacATCTGTAAAGGTAGAGTACACATTTTCCAGACTCTCTCTTCCACTACAAGCTGTCCTGTTCTGGTCCTCCTGTGTATGTACATGAGTGTTTAATGATCCATTGATCCTGCAATTGAACGTTTTCTCCCAGAACTCTGTTAAAAAATATGAAGTTTGTACAGTGGAAGCACTCATCTCTCTGAGGTATTTACCAAGGTTTGGGATTTCACCTTTCCTTATAGCAAACCCTAGAGTTCCCCATAAAAGATCATGGAACTCACTAAACAATGCCTGTGATGTTGCCCAAGCTTCACTGGCAATCCACTGCagatgtgtgatgttttgtctCCTGCATTCTCTAAGAATAGTTTGCAGTTCTGATTCTCCAGAGAAGTTTAGAATTACTGTGGCTGTGGAGGCTTTAATAACACTCATCAACACCTGCACAGATTCTGTGGTGAGTGTAACAGGGTAAAAGTGAACATATGCAGGACATACATGGTATCTGGCCGATTCCTTTAGAAAGAGCTGGATGGCAAAGCGAGCATAGTCTGACTCCACTCCAATAACTCCCACCCAGGTCCACTGAAAATAATGCACCAACTTTGCTAAAGCCTTAATCTGAAATTCATCACTTGGCATTGTTCGCATAAATGTGGGAAACTCTTTCTTGTTACTCAAACATGAGCAAGATGCAAAGTAGCTCACCTGAGAAGatattaaaatgagtaaaaaaaaaaagtgagaatgTTActcaaaaaatacacaaaaaagtacacaaaaaaTAGTAGTAAAAGCACTGCATATTATaatgtgagatttttttttttcctttcatgtaATTATATATGCATGTAAAGTATTAGCAACTATTTTAAATTGGGCAACAAGTAAACCTCTACTGTGTACATTAAAAGTATGGGCTGTAATTTACAATCATGAATATGGCTTATTAAGAATAACAGATTCTGCCTTACCAAAGGTACACTGAATGAGCCTAGTGTTCTCAGCACAGCCATGGATATCCCTGATGCAGCATCTCCTACAATAACTGGTGAGGGCTGCCTGATAACATTTGCACATCCAGATCCTCTTGCTTTTTCTGGTTGCCCATTGACCAGGAGAAGTGAGTTCTTTACTGACACAGGTATGTCATCACAGCTGTCCCGGATGTGGTATCCCAGTGTCAGATTTGGTAACAGGTCCTGTCTCTGGTTTATCTCTGCTACAGCAAAGGTCATTGTTCGCATCCACCTTAGGGCTCGAGGACTAAAGCTGCAAGGTACACAAAAAAAGCAGCTGTAGTAAAAGTTCATTtataacacaaatatacaaagaGATATTGCATTTCAAATAAAAGAAAGTAGATAAATATAAGTTAGCAATGAATATATCCCTTTACATATTTCAAAGTATCAGTCACATACTACTTGTAATCAGTTGGTTCAGGTTTGCTTTGGAAAGGCAGCACTGCTGAAACAGGGCTGTAATGCAGGGGGAATAGGCCTCCCAAAATCACATCTCCACTCATATAGAAACTATGGTTCCCTTCATCTCCCTGATAGATGCACTCATCATTGTTTGTAGACTGACAAcacataaatgtatttaaaagaaACCATACAGTGAGCAAATTACAATGGCATGCCATAACTGACACAAAACCGAAAGATGGTGCAGATGGGTTTATATAGGTACCATAATGAGCAGGGGACAGTGTTGTCTTGTCCCAGAGAAACATGTGAACCAATGATATTTGTTGTTACTACTGTCAGTCTTTCTATACAATGAGACAGCTCAACTGCTTTTCAGATTGTGATCTTAATATTAGCAAGTAATATATCAGCTTCACATAATGCAAAGGGTTTacgcatttattttttaatgagatTATTGGCTAATAAGTTTTTCTAAACATCTTAGAGAAGCAGCTCTACTGGAGATTATATTTTTGCAGGTAAAATCCGACATCCGGCCTATTATGCAATCTCACCTTTTTATGATATATGataatttaaacatttataattaaCATTTCTAAGTAAAAGAAACAATTAAGATTATGTTACTATAAAGGCGGTTGAGGGTCCTAAGAGTGCCCTagattttacactttttttatgatttattttatacagctTTCTTTCTGATTGTGATATACAAtacgttgttgttgttctttctgctgctctcggtttggggtcgccacagcggatcactTGGTACGCATATAATACgaaaaaacactgaatacaTCATTTGATGTGGGGTAATTACATACTACTAAAATGCATTCACTTTTCACTCACATTGTTTTTTATTGATTATATGAATACATACAATCATGGTCAAGCCTTTAAATAagagtttattaaaatatttcttgaatgaaattaaaaagTCACTATTTACATGTATACACATGAGAAGTTAAGTGTGCAAACACCTAGGAGAATTTAATTCATAATATTAATACATAAATTATGCACAATAGCTATATGAAATTACAAGATACCTTATGCATGAAGCTCATTCACAGATCTTTCAGACAGTAGGAGTAATATTCGATAATCGAGTTCCATCGAAAGGGTGTTATCTAGTGCTGTTATCTAtttcccttttattttattacattgtcCTAATAGAGGCATGCAGGCCTACATATTAGTAGGGTGTTTATTCAAATTGACTGGCCTATGctactaaaaaatatatatatataaaatatataatataatacatacagtatacataaaAGTAATAATACATGTGATGCAAAGAAATTCAAATGTAAGCCATAATAATTGAGCCACATCTCAGTTAATATTGCCTTAAACTGCATTGTAGGTTTCTGGAAGCTACATTTTAGGATAGGAAGCATTTTTACACTCTGAACAGATCTACACAGGAGATAATAAGCAGGGATCACCTGACTAATGTTATTCAGGATGATGTCAAATCATAGTGAGATGCATGGGGTCAAACCTCCTATATAAAGCCATGGCAGTCAGTATTATCTTCATCAGCACACAAGTTGGCAGCGAAATGATTTATCTTTTACTTTCTGCATTTTCCCTCTCTTGCTCAGCTGTATATGTTCCCTCATCAAAATGTTCATTACAAGGAGACTTTGATCAGCCTGCATTCATGTCTGATGGAGATATCACAATAGGAGGAATATTTCCTTTGCACTACAGAGTGGAGCTACCAAAAACAGACTACAAAAGCAAACCTTTCGCAGCACAGTGTCAGGGGTGAGAATGTGAAATATTCATCTGATGTAGTCTTTTATATCAAAAGATGCAAATGATGTTtcctgggctttttttttttttaaagaagaatgTGTAACTCCACTCACTTGGTATACTTATTATTACAAAACATCAGTCATGAGTGTATAACtaaatatttttgaatatttgcTGTTATTGGATTTTAATATGTCTATCTACAATGTAGGTTTGATTCCAGGGCATTGCGCTGGGCTTTGGCAATGAGGCTTGCTATAGATGAGATCAACAACAATACATCTCTTCTTCCAAACCACACCCTGGGCTACAGGATCTTTGATTCCTGTGCTACACCAGTTACAGCTCAGAGAGCAGTCCTGGCTGTATTGAATGACCAGGAtgatggtcaaggctcattgtgTTCTCGTGGAGGTCCTTTACTCGCCATAGTTGGAGAATCGGGTTCCTCACAGTCAATTGTTGTCTCTAGAACACTGCAACCTTTCAGAATTCCTATGGTAAATGGGTGATATT
The sequence above is drawn from the Hemibagrus wyckioides isolate EC202008001 linkage group LG04, SWU_Hwy_1.0, whole genome shotgun sequence genome and encodes:
- the LOC131351538 gene encoding extracellular calcium-sensing receptor-like, which encodes MHKSTNNDECIYQGDEGNHSFYMSGDVILGGLFPLHYSPVSAVLPFQSKPEPTDYNFSPRALRWMRTMTFAVAEINQRQDLLPNLTLGYHIRDSCDDIPVSVKNSLLLVNGQPEKARGSGCANVIRQPSPVIVGDAASGISMAVLRTLGSFSVPLVSYFASCSCLSNKKEFPTFMRTMPSDEFQIKALAKLVHYFQWTWVGVIGVESDYARFAIQLFLKESARYHVCPAYVHFYPVTLTTESVQVLMSVIKASTATVILNFSGESELQTILRECRRQNITHLQWIASEAWATSQALFSEFHDLLWGTLGFAIRKGEIPNLGKYLREMSASTVQTSYFLTEFWEKTFNCRINGSLNTHVHTQEDQNRTACSGRESLENVYSTFTDVSELRVSYNVYKAVYLIAHALHDMSTCVPGQGHFQNGTCGSLNPLLPWQLVSYMKKTNFTTLGEFVHFDENGDPIASYDLMNWQVSSEGLLHLVKVGFYDASLKEDSSLVINESMIIWKRDNKAPVSVCSKSCLPGSRKARRKGEPICCFDCIPCAEGEISNQTDSNDCLRCSRETWPNQARDKCIPKGLEYLSYEEPLGIVLLAVSAFGACLTTAVLYVFIIYRNTPVVRGNNMELSFLLLLFLCSCFLISLTFIGKPTDWLCQIRFTAFGVSFALCIACILAKTVVVLMAFRATLPGSNVMKWFGPLQQRLSVILCSLVQVLICIIWLVTKPPSAAYTTAFLSPTIIVECKVGSEIGFWCVLGYIGLLACMCFLIAFLARKLPDNFNEAKFITFSMLIFFAVWITFIPVYVSTHGKYMVAVHVFAILASAFGLLLCIFAPKCYVVLLRPEKNSKKHMMKK